In the Cydia fagiglandana chromosome 5, ilCydFagi1.1, whole genome shotgun sequence genome, one interval contains:
- the LOC134664850 gene encoding uncharacterized protein LOC134664850, whose protein sequence is MWKYNLFIVLTCLCARATSFEIFDEANLVPEMCDETDEENTGVDFLPDVFDTVINSTKNVIESVLLPDSNTTGKHDDLNSTKCIGNGLLDFIQCVVASKIESFRQDLSEVAFPKTRPGVFKRHNMNSKIQGSLEEWIKEFIKDMDPDTNCTSDE, encoded by the exons ATGTGGAAGTACAATTTATTCATAGTTTTAACGTGTCTGTGTGCAAGGGCTACAAGTTTTGAAATTTTTGACGAGGCAAATCTTGTACCAGAAATGTGTGATGAAACTGATGAAGAAAATACTGGGGTAGATTTTTTGCCCGATGTATTTGATACAGTAATTAATAGTACCAAAAATGTGATAGAAAGCGTTCTGTTGCCTGATTCAAATACTACAG GTAAACATGATGACTTGAATAGTACCAAGTGTATCGGTAACGGGCTTCTGGACTTCATACAATGCGTGGTGGCATCGAAAATAGAAAGTTTTCGGCAAGATCTTAGCGAGGTCGCATTCCCCAAAACACGGCCAGGGGTCTTCAAGAGGCACAACATGAACTCCAAGATCCAGGGCAGCCTAGAGGAATGGATTAAGGAGTTTATCAAGGACATGGATCCAGATACAAATTGTACATCTGATGAATAA